One region of Vibrio sp. FE10 genomic DNA includes:
- a CDS encoding carbon-nitrogen hydrolase family protein, protein MDSVSVTLVQLEVEYKNKQKNLSRVSEVLEAETVVGDITLLPELFSTGYIFNEAAEIHELCEDFNNSATIDSLTALAAKHQTLIVAGIAEEDNGQHYNSVVVVDGSGLRHKYRKVSQTKFDKEYFSRGNELLTFEYKGLKFGVAICFDIWFPEIMRAYQSVDVVLHPANFGGHHSFAIAQARALEEGCHMVTCNRVGQDVVDAFTATYCGGSRTYSPRGDLMLQLSEHQSVETINIQDLSIAPQYNGVDVLDEIQQIASALNR, encoded by the coding sequence TTGGATAGTGTTAGCGTCACCCTTGTTCAGCTTGAAGTTGAATACAAAAACAAACAAAAGAACCTCTCGCGAGTCTCTGAGGTTTTAGAAGCCGAGACTGTAGTGGGTGATATCACGCTGCTGCCTGAACTGTTCTCTACTGGATATATCTTTAACGAGGCTGCAGAAATTCATGAACTGTGTGAAGACTTCAATAACAGCGCGACCATTGATTCGTTAACTGCTCTTGCCGCGAAACATCAGACGTTAATCGTTGCAGGTATCGCAGAGGAAGATAATGGCCAGCATTACAACAGCGTTGTGGTGGTTGATGGTTCAGGTTTGCGTCATAAATACAGAAAAGTCAGTCAAACGAAATTCGATAAAGAGTACTTTTCAAGAGGGAATGAGCTCCTTACTTTTGAATACAAAGGCTTGAAGTTCGGTGTCGCGATTTGCTTTGATATTTGGTTCCCAGAGATCATGCGAGCGTATCAGTCGGTAGACGTTGTTCTTCATCCTGCTAATTTTGGTGGCCATCATAGCTTTGCCATTGCTCAAGCGAGAGCCTTGGAAGAAGGGTGTCATATGGTTACTTGTAATCGCGTCGGGCAAGATGTGGTTGATGCCTTTACCGCGACATATTGTGGTGGCAGTAGAACCTATTCACCGAGGGGAGATTTAATGCTTCAACTCAGTGAGCATCAGTCTGTTGAAACGATCAATATTCAAGACTTGTCTATTGCGCCTCAATACAATGGTGTTGATGTGTTGGATGAAATACAGCAGATAGCGTCTGCGTTGAATCGTTAA
- a CDS encoding lysozyme inhibitor LprI family protein, producing the protein MKKALTVVLLTCLPLLASASASDDVVDCENAMNTIEINHCASIELETAQVELDQYLEASFEHNAYDAELVSSIKVAQDRWQAYMTAHCDSVYTQWRDGSIRGLMALSCKTKLTKQRTYEVWENFLTYMDSTPPVLPEPTLLK; encoded by the coding sequence ATGAAAAAGGCTTTAACGGTCGTGTTATTAACGTGTTTACCTTTGCTTGCATCAGCATCAGCATCAGATGATGTTGTCGATTGCGAGAATGCGATGAATACCATAGAGATCAATCACTGTGCGTCGATCGAATTGGAAACTGCACAAGTGGAACTTGATCAATACCTTGAAGCGAGCTTTGAGCACAATGCATATGATGCGGAGTTGGTCAGTTCAATCAAGGTGGCTCAGGACCGTTGGCAAGCTTACATGACAGCACATTGTGACTCGGTGTATACCCAGTGGCGTGATGGATCAATTCGAGGTCTTATGGCGCTTTCTTGCAAAACTAAGCTGACTAAACAAAGAACGTATGAGGTGTGGGAAAACTTCTTAACCTACATGGACAGCACTCCACCAGTTTTGCCAGAGCCCACGCTGCTGAAGTAG
- a CDS encoding EAL domain-containing protein yields the protein MDIKYQHFAKTSFYFAISFFFSMALLIPFTPSHYQNLTEDTSRLVETRLESIQSRFDLFLSSITPDHTCDSMVRQLRQNVFDADWVKEAAVFNKDDRFYCSTTDGEVSFRLYRTIRQRLNDDPNLTTLSYSNSAITQVQSIMLIFSNKEQAGVSLMIPPHFIYDIVETNLSKHGIQAQVEVIKKDIHPSETALSIAKVRIQSNAYPLTITSYIGYQYYWNFLLNYLWFGFLMAGITTIIILSIKHKKQSQRSLEYSLSSALKNKHLHVHMQPIVNRNTTEIVGCESLLRWNDPIEGNVSPAIFIPLAESLGLIEDLTYFVLREVLYTMKNHRELFESKYISVNISRNVVSNSNFANKVISIYKKNPDILKQVVFEVTEDGECSDADMVKIKNNLTKLADLGVRVAIDDFGTGYAGLDFVRQFPFSILKIDRVFVKNISDESSLGIPLLESMLQLSRTLGMQVIVEGVEYESQVNTLSKLGVDYIQGFYFYKPMPINLTISLLRQQHVDSSHTLQEPSPSTTEVEQP from the coding sequence ATGGATATCAAGTACCAACATTTTGCCAAGACTTCGTTCTACTTTGCCATTTCTTTCTTTTTTTCTATGGCATTGCTTATCCCTTTTACACCGTCTCACTACCAGAATTTAACGGAAGACACATCGAGGCTTGTCGAAACAAGACTTGAGAGCATCCAATCAAGGTTTGACCTTTTTCTATCAAGCATCACACCGGATCACACTTGCGACTCGATGGTTAGGCAGCTTCGCCAAAACGTTTTTGATGCCGATTGGGTAAAAGAAGCGGCGGTATTCAATAAAGACGATCGTTTTTACTGCTCGACTACCGATGGCGAAGTCTCGTTTCGCCTGTACAGGACCATCAGACAAAGACTCAATGACGACCCTAACTTAACAACCTTGTCGTATTCCAATTCAGCGATCACTCAAGTGCAATCCATCATGCTGATTTTCTCTAACAAGGAACAAGCGGGCGTGAGCCTGATGATCCCACCACATTTCATCTATGACATTGTAGAGACAAACCTCAGCAAGCACGGAATTCAGGCCCAAGTTGAGGTGATTAAAAAAGATATTCACCCTTCTGAGACTGCGCTGTCTATAGCCAAAGTTCGGATACAATCGAACGCTTACCCGCTGACCATAACGTCATACATTGGCTATCAGTATTATTGGAACTTCCTGTTGAACTATTTGTGGTTTGGCTTTCTGATGGCCGGAATCACGACCATTATTATCCTTTCCATCAAACACAAGAAACAAAGCCAGCGTAGCTTAGAATACTCACTGTCTAGCGCACTCAAAAACAAACACCTACATGTTCACATGCAGCCTATCGTCAACCGAAATACAACCGAAATCGTAGGCTGTGAGTCGCTGCTCAGGTGGAACGACCCTATTGAAGGCAATGTATCCCCTGCCATCTTCATTCCTCTGGCTGAAAGCTTAGGGTTGATTGAAGACCTGACCTACTTTGTGCTGCGTGAAGTGCTGTACACAATGAAGAATCATCGCGAGCTGTTTGAGTCAAAATACATCAGCGTCAATATCAGCCGAAACGTTGTCTCTAATAGTAACTTCGCCAACAAAGTCATTAGCATCTATAAGAAGAACCCAGACATTCTCAAGCAGGTGGTTTTTGAAGTCACAGAAGATGGCGAGTGCTCTGATGCGGATATGGTGAAGATCAAAAACAACTTAACCAAGCTTGCTGATCTAGGTGTGAGAGTCGCGATTGATGACTTTGGTACTGGCTACGCAGGCTTAGATTTTGTGAGACAATTTCCGTTCAGCATTCTCAAAATCGATCGCGTGTTTGTGAAAAACATTTCGGACGAATCTAGCCTTGGTATCCCTTTGCTTGAATCTATGCTTCAGCTATCCCGCACCTTAGGAATGCAAGTGATCGTCGAAGGGGTTGAGTACGAATCTCAAGTGAACACCTTGTCTAAACTGGGCGTCGACTATATCCAAGGCTTCTATTTCTACAAGCCAATGCCGATCAACCTGACGATAAGCTTACTCAGACAGCAACATGTAGATTCTAGTCATACTCTTCAAGAGCCATCGCCTTCTACGACAGAGGTAGAGCAACCCTAA
- a CDS encoding CHASE3 domain-containing protein translates to MFVSWFDELSLQRKLLVSFATPIALMVLVSFSVHKNTQSIVEDNRWVVHTHKAIARAQELLNLAIDMETGQRGYLITGDPVFLEPYHLSLDVWNQKINTLSIQVSDNPPQVERLKRIDDLHDLWLKEAGEKEIAQRSLVGSGNSSMQNVIELTQKQTGKKIIDEVRNEIAEFIEIEQKLIQIRVEKSDNSANQTTYVLLLGTLFSTFISLLVAAWSSNRIKKRIHILLNAANQVAAGHLKQVASMLNQNPSQRGTDEVAQLTQSFHKMATNLVKSDNQMQASNQELIAERKKAEAAAKAKSEFLSTMSHEIRTPMNGVLGISQIIAAQTKEPSTKENIDIILDSGQHLMTILNDILDFSKVEENKLELEIVPFNFNQVIHPVSGAIKPMADEKSIRLIVENEIPENIELIGDCARLRQILFNLGGNATKFTNDGHVLIQAVLNKQESRLLLTVTDTGIGIPKEKHQHVFNSFEQADTSTTRKFGGTGLGLAIVKNLVELMDGQITLNSAVGLGTKFQVSLPIKWQESQAAHAVPNLISTAEPFKNPLNVLLVEDNRINAIVAKGFCENLGYNVELAENGRIATEYLKTAEYDLILMDNHMPEMNGVEATHFIRQQLGLETLIFAYTADVFREAHDSFIEAGADHILTKPLQQESFFDALQQFAARLPKPPKGDQTACQTSNIIELHREPIEKLRLTEEEISHSDVIQSFKESHDRLIILLESTTVEFEKSIDQLIKFYMIKDLALLRRTLHSIKGMALNLGLSILSNQALTLETQTKNQQLPDIEQLQKLINRILVNEHQAQRMIIAYAPQLPNRTG, encoded by the coding sequence ATGTTTGTGAGTTGGTTTGATGAACTATCCCTGCAACGAAAATTATTAGTTAGCTTTGCCACACCTATCGCGCTGATGGTTCTCGTCTCTTTTTCCGTCCATAAAAACACGCAGTCAATCGTCGAAGATAACCGCTGGGTGGTTCACACTCATAAAGCCATTGCACGAGCTCAAGAACTTCTTAACCTAGCCATTGATATGGAAACAGGCCAACGGGGGTATCTGATCACGGGCGATCCTGTTTTTCTAGAGCCTTACCACCTTTCTCTAGATGTTTGGAATCAAAAAATTAATACACTCAGTATCCAGGTCAGCGATAACCCGCCACAAGTTGAACGTCTTAAGCGCATCGATGATCTACACGATCTTTGGTTAAAAGAAGCCGGAGAAAAAGAAATAGCCCAGCGTAGCCTCGTTGGCAGTGGTAACAGTTCGATGCAAAACGTCATTGAACTGACTCAGAAACAAACCGGAAAGAAAATCATTGATGAAGTTCGAAACGAGATAGCCGAATTCATAGAAATTGAACAGAAACTCATTCAGATTCGAGTCGAAAAGTCCGACAACTCCGCGAACCAAACCACTTACGTACTGCTGCTTGGGACGCTATTTTCAACGTTTATTTCGCTGCTCGTTGCTGCATGGTCGTCAAACCGCATTAAGAAACGCATTCATATACTTCTTAACGCTGCCAATCAGGTCGCGGCAGGACATCTAAAACAAGTCGCTTCAATGCTTAACCAGAACCCTAGCCAAAGAGGGACGGATGAAGTCGCTCAGCTAACCCAAAGTTTTCATAAAATGGCGACCAATCTGGTTAAAAGTGACAATCAGATGCAAGCGTCGAATCAAGAGTTGATCGCTGAGCGCAAAAAAGCCGAAGCAGCCGCCAAAGCAAAAAGCGAATTCCTTTCAACTATGAGCCACGAGATACGTACGCCAATGAATGGCGTGCTAGGCATATCTCAAATCATCGCAGCGCAAACCAAAGAGCCGTCGACCAAAGAGAACATCGATATCATCCTTGATTCTGGTCAGCACCTTATGACTATACTCAACGACATCCTCGATTTCTCTAAAGTCGAAGAGAATAAGCTCGAACTAGAAATCGTTCCGTTCAACTTTAATCAAGTCATTCATCCAGTCAGCGGTGCAATCAAACCTATGGCCGATGAAAAAAGTATCCGTTTGATCGTCGAAAACGAAATCCCTGAAAATATCGAACTCATTGGTGATTGCGCGAGACTTCGTCAAATCTTGTTCAATCTAGGCGGCAACGCAACCAAGTTCACCAATGACGGGCATGTGCTGATTCAAGCGGTACTCAACAAGCAAGAAAGCCGGTTACTTCTCACCGTCACTGATACTGGGATCGGCATCCCGAAAGAGAAGCATCAACATGTCTTTAATTCTTTTGAACAGGCAGATACATCAACAACGAGGAAGTTTGGCGGTACAGGGCTCGGGCTCGCTATCGTTAAGAACTTGGTCGAGTTGATGGACGGTCAAATCACCTTAAACAGCGCTGTCGGGCTTGGCACCAAATTCCAGGTATCGTTGCCTATCAAGTGGCAAGAAAGCCAAGCAGCACATGCAGTCCCTAACTTAATCAGCACGGCAGAGCCTTTCAAGAACCCACTGAACGTTCTGCTTGTCGAAGACAACCGCATTAACGCAATTGTTGCCAAAGGATTCTGTGAAAACCTTGGATACAATGTAGAGCTCGCAGAAAATGGAAGAATCGCAACCGAATACCTAAAAACCGCTGAATATGATCTGATTTTGATGGACAACCACATGCCCGAAATGAATGGCGTTGAAGCAACTCACTTTATTAGGCAACAACTTGGTTTAGAGACTCTGATCTTTGCTTACACTGCCGATGTTTTCCGCGAAGCCCATGACAGTTTCATTGAAGCTGGCGCAGACCACATTTTAACCAAGCCCTTGCAACAAGAGAGTTTCTTCGACGCGCTGCAGCAGTTTGCGGCGCGCTTACCTAAACCACCCAAAGGCGATCAAACCGCTTGCCAAACAAGCAACATCATAGAGCTACATCGAGAACCTATTGAAAAGCTTCGACTGACAGAGGAAGAGATAAGCCATTCTGATGTCATTCAGTCGTTCAAGGAGAGCCACGACCGTTTAATCATACTCTTAGAATCAACAACCGTAGAGTTTGAAAAATCCATCGACCAACTTATCAAATTCTATATGATAAAAGACCTAGCCTTGTTGAGACGAACTCTACACTCGATTAAAGGGATGGCGCTCAACCTCGGGCTCAGCATCTTATCCAATCAAGCCCTGACTCTAGAAACACAAACGAAGAACCAACAACTGCCCGATATCGAGCAATTACAGAAGCTGATCAACCGCATCTTGGTCAACGAGCATCAAGCGCAGAGAATGATCATAGCTTACGCTCCGCAACTGCCTAATCGAACAGGCTAA
- a CDS encoding Sbal_3080 family lipoprotein: MKKYLLLSLSVLILAGCGAPRYTGSAIPEPTTDVDVVIVKDAETREGFLNTMETWLQDNDYTYTVVPDKSKHDLDKLTLEYEGHWSWDLALFLKQAEINAYQNGQRVGEVEFKVPYTANPNKFGNAAKRIGFMMDTVFGKKTAEEATKAANSSSSKATN; encoded by the coding sequence GTGAAAAAATACCTACTATTATCGCTTTCGGTTTTAATTTTGGCTGGTTGTGGAGCCCCTCGTTACACCGGGAGCGCGATTCCAGAGCCTACGACTGATGTGGATGTTGTGATTGTTAAAGACGCTGAAACTCGTGAAGGGTTCTTGAATACTATGGAAACGTGGCTGCAAGATAATGATTACACCTACACAGTTGTACCAGATAAGTCGAAGCACGATCTTGATAAGCTAACATTGGAGTATGAAGGCCATTGGAGCTGGGACTTAGCTTTGTTCTTGAAACAAGCAGAGATCAATGCTTATCAGAACGGGCAAAGAGTAGGTGAAGTAGAATTTAAAGTCCCATACACGGCTAACCCGAACAAATTTGGTAATGCAGCTAAGCGTATTGGTTTCATGATGGATACGGTATTTGGTAAGAAAACTGCTGAGGAAGCGACGAAAGCGGCCAATTCATCATCTTCAAAAGCAACGAACTAG
- a CDS encoding HNH endonuclease, translating into MSRKKFMESVGATCRNWNWSWSFVNHDEKFVVFGHWDVHKDGLIFDESWKGAGRKQSLEHVSLIQEHGYSLKTFPMQYDETDTGTAKIKSFDWILEDKHLAGVGGLWYALSPSEHEGVTAIEEVVNPETYTEGATKRISVNAYERNAGARAKCISHYGCKCYVCNFDFQSVYGDIGKGFIHVHHEVALADIKQEYDVDPINDLKPLCPNCHGIIHRTHPPITVDALISQLDAKV; encoded by the coding sequence ATGAGTCGAAAGAAATTTATGGAGTCTGTGGGTGCAACCTGCAGAAACTGGAACTGGAGCTGGTCATTCGTTAATCATGATGAAAAGTTTGTGGTTTTTGGTCATTGGGATGTCCACAAAGATGGCTTAATCTTTGATGAAAGTTGGAAAGGTGCGGGGAGAAAGCAGTCACTCGAGCACGTATCTCTAATTCAGGAACATGGGTACAGTTTAAAAACTTTCCCAATGCAGTACGATGAAACAGATACTGGTACCGCCAAAATTAAAAGTTTCGACTGGATTCTTGAGGATAAGCATTTAGCGGGAGTTGGTGGTCTTTGGTATGCGTTAAGCCCCTCTGAACACGAGGGTGTCACAGCTATAGAAGAGGTCGTTAACCCAGAGACTTACACTGAGGGTGCAACGAAGAGAATCTCTGTGAATGCATATGAACGTAACGCAGGTGCTAGAGCTAAGTGCATATCTCATTATGGGTGCAAATGTTATGTTTGTAACTTTGATTTTCAAAGTGTTTATGGTGATATCGGTAAGGGGTTTATACACGTGCACCACGAAGTTGCACTTGCTGATATAAAGCAAGAATATGATGTTGATCCTATCAATGACTTAAAGCCTTTATGTCCTAATTGTCACGGAATTATACATAGAACACATCCACCGATAACCGTCGATGCTTTAATTTCTCAGTTAGACGCCAAAGTTTAA
- a CDS encoding HNH endonuclease yields the protein MQLFFHDVGLKGANADFPKTVFGEVAVSDIVEYCPPYLQTEIEDKLLAEFPDGWCNVWGVPDGAKSVIRQLKVDDVMLLIKTTGGDGEMPALCHVKGFWKEQLLDLSNFLWGSSHFPYVFFFKTQHIELTWTQFKKNVQYMPNFRPSGNVYRVKSDRLEHFGGSRGYVSHLLQSPYGIDDLGDYEIRENSPEQEYAEGERQVREASYFKRNAKLVKDAKAEFGFICQVCDFDFESVYGKELGAGFIECHHKNPLHEKDENYISTLNDVCVVCSNCHRMLHRTKPVMKPEVLKAKLLKKCV from the coding sequence ATGCAGTTATTTTTCCATGATGTTGGCTTAAAAGGAGCTAATGCAGATTTTCCAAAAACAGTCTTTGGTGAAGTCGCTGTTTCCGACATCGTCGAATATTGTCCACCTTATCTACAAACAGAAATAGAAGATAAGCTTCTCGCTGAGTTTCCTGATGGCTGGTGTAACGTCTGGGGAGTCCCTGATGGCGCTAAGAGTGTTATTCGTCAACTTAAAGTTGACGATGTCATGCTTTTAATCAAGACCACAGGTGGTGATGGTGAAATGCCTGCTCTTTGTCATGTAAAAGGCTTTTGGAAAGAGCAGCTGTTAGACCTTTCAAACTTTTTGTGGGGAAGTAGTCATTTCCCCTACGTGTTCTTTTTCAAAACTCAGCATATCGAACTGACTTGGACCCAGTTCAAGAAAAATGTTCAATATATGCCTAACTTTCGACCATCAGGAAATGTTTATCGTGTGAAGAGTGATCGACTTGAACACTTTGGTGGTTCGAGAGGCTATGTCAGTCATCTTTTACAAAGCCCATATGGAATCGATGATTTAGGTGACTATGAAATTCGAGAGAACTCACCAGAACAGGAATATGCTGAGGGCGAAAGGCAAGTACGTGAAGCTTCATATTTCAAGCGTAACGCTAAGTTAGTAAAAGACGCGAAAGCCGAGTTTGGTTTTATATGTCAGGTTTGTGATTTCGATTTCGAGTCAGTGTATGGCAAAGAATTAGGCGCTGGTTTTATCGAGTGTCACCATAAAAACCCTCTGCACGAAAAAGATGAGAACTACATCAGTACATTAAATGACGTTTGTGTGGTTTGTTCAAATTGTCACCGTATGCTTCATCGCACCAAGCCAGTAATGAAACCTGAAGTTCTAAAAGCAAAGCTGCTCAAAAAATGCGTATAA
- a CDS encoding endonuclease/exonuclease/phosphatase family protein: MQLQHLKFSWWNTALSSAAKKANSNLIQCIEALSYIEELLTDFDCDLVALSEVCSDDLKIFSTLLPSNYKILDITNKAGRTRFDCAVIYNENAVDIVEIKDLNLNDLQNTVKSGQVLKVTEKVSSDEFTLVLCHWSSQIMTSGITKRDSAAKYLKFYLEDVLHVGGKVIVMGDFNDEPHSHSMIDNLYTSRCIDAVRKHPKDLLYNPFWRHMVSKDLYSYTTPKSSYESGTHNYQSYSKNFWHMYDQILFSASFLGSSEWHINEKETKIVKSPSLTTAFSSKSSFIDHYPVICEIQKP; the protein is encoded by the coding sequence ATGCAATTACAACACCTCAAGTTCTCTTGGTGGAACACTGCTCTTTCAAGTGCCGCTAAGAAAGCAAACTCGAACTTAATCCAGTGCATTGAAGCCCTTAGCTACATTGAGGAATTATTAACAGATTTCGACTGTGATTTGGTAGCGCTATCTGAGGTCTGTTCGGATGACCTAAAGATATTTAGCACACTTCTCCCAAGTAATTACAAAATTCTAGATATTACCAACAAAGCAGGCAGAACTCGTTTTGACTGTGCCGTAATTTACAATGAAAATGCTGTTGATATTGTTGAAATTAAAGATCTAAACCTTAACGACCTCCAAAATACTGTTAAATCAGGTCAGGTCCTGAAGGTCACCGAAAAAGTAAGTAGCGACGAATTCACCCTTGTTTTATGCCACTGGAGTAGTCAAATTATGACGTCAGGCATTACCAAGCGTGACAGCGCAGCGAAATACCTAAAGTTTTATTTGGAAGATGTACTTCATGTAGGTGGAAAAGTAATAGTGATGGGTGACTTTAATGATGAGCCCCACAGTCATTCGATGATAGATAATCTCTATACTTCTAGGTGTATAGATGCTGTTCGAAAACACCCCAAAGATTTACTTTATAATCCATTTTGGAGACATATGGTTTCCAAAGATCTATACAGCTATACAACCCCTAAAAGTAGTTATGAATCTGGTACACATAACTACCAATCATACTCAAAGAATTTTTGGCATATGTACGACCAAATTTTATTCTCTGCTAGCTTCCTTGGTAGTAGTGAATGGCATATTAACGAAAAAGAGACAAAAATAGTGAAAAGCCCAAGCTTAACAACTGCTTTTTCCTCCAAATCTTCATTCATAGATCATTACCCAGTAATTTGCGAGATCCAAAAACCATAA